Proteins encoded by one window of Bacillus sp. DTU_2020_1000418_1_SI_GHA_SEK_038:
- a CDS encoding YrrS family protein, whose translation MKRKYSSPSQRSRSDIRGKRRKTNLILNLLIGFVILLIIVVSAKIFLGGNSEETAGKKSETDVIDTEKENETAEDERAEAENENDGQSENNTTQEDSSSADEETVDTSEKESDSKPEKQEIAPASEEDAVVTPGGEEENVIKTIENPSWQPIGTSQSGEHTSVYDADSVDWAEMLQAISYATGVEKDNMTVWFLGNNGHNKSVGTISSKDQQKKYRVYIKWVDGQGWKPEKVEELNKIENQ comes from the coding sequence TTGAAAAGAAAATATAGCTCACCTAGTCAAAGATCCCGCTCAGATATCAGGGGAAAAAGAAGAAAAACAAATTTAATCCTAAACCTGTTGATTGGCTTTGTAATATTATTAATTATTGTTGTGTCCGCAAAGATTTTTCTAGGAGGAAATTCAGAAGAAACGGCTGGAAAGAAGTCAGAGACTGATGTGATAGACACTGAAAAGGAAAATGAAACAGCGGAAGATGAACGTGCTGAAGCAGAAAATGAAAATGACGGTCAAAGTGAAAATAATACTACTCAAGAAGATTCTTCTTCAGCAGATGAAGAAACAGTCGACACTTCTGAAAAGGAGTCTGATAGCAAGCCTGAGAAACAGGAAATTGCTCCTGCAAGTGAAGAGGATGCTGTTGTTACTCCTGGCGGGGAAGAAGAGAATGTAATAAAGACTATTGAAAATCCTAGCTGGCAGCCAATTGGAACATCTCAGTCTGGTGAACACACATCTGTTTATGATGCGGATTCAGTTGATTGGGCAGAAATGCTGCAAGCAATATCATATGCTACAGGGGTAGAGAAGGATAATATGACGGTATGGTTTTTAGGGAATAATGGACATAATAAATCGGTTGGCACGATTTCTTCCAAAGACCAACAGAAAAAGTATCGTGTCTATATCAAATGGGTTGATGGTCAAGGCTGGAAACCTGAAAAAGTAGAAGAACTTAATAAAATAGAAAACCAATAA
- a CDS encoding peptidoglycan D,D-transpeptidase FtsI family protein, with translation MWRKRAIGWLCICLLMFSVLLGRLVQLQLVSTENFTKRQINLLEASVSQRSQEMVLDTGRGNFLYKDGSPITHQRLPVLILFPFLKKMDWEIEKVAAIMGVSQYGLRHAVEKAKIPFAYGDPKPFLLTEDQVESINNLKIPGVFAVEKKYHLTDNPAEHLIGITGENEGVLRKRYPDKELSSTTMIGLTGMEKSFDEFLLPDGKSKLVFHVDATGGPLFGINVKYVEPANPFYPVNIRTTIDPHLQAMAEKLADQHGVKKGGIVLLDIETNSVAAMVSRPSLNRKDPFNKLAGGAENVILEQQIMGSIFKTVIAAAAIDHNLTSPSRTFDCSKKINGEPDLQFQYGMLDLTNSFARSCNNTFATLAKELKDIDPNIIENYAKKLSLTGPVGWTGDIYHFHDFKQLQEEDKGRIFLTEDEKKDVNYVGLTGIGQHEVRGTPLAVANMMATIARGGQKEMVRVASKVEYKNQTSLLDFKKQKLDGEPISPYTAMKLQKLLREVVMNENGTGRWFQNLPYEVAGKSGTGETGRTDGNKPLYNKWFAGYFPYNKPKYALVTVNLGVTADTGGVNALFADIVKGVYEIEQNRSGTE, from the coding sequence ATGTGGAGAAAAAGAGCGATAGGCTGGCTTTGTATTTGTTTACTGATGTTTTCTGTTTTACTTGGCAGATTAGTCCAGCTTCAATTGGTGTCAACAGAAAATTTCACAAAAAGGCAAATCAATCTGCTTGAAGCTAGTGTAAGTCAGCGGTCACAGGAAATGGTGCTTGACACTGGAAGGGGAAATTTTCTCTACAAGGACGGAAGCCCTATTACACACCAAAGACTTCCAGTTCTCATTTTATTTCCCTTTTTAAAGAAAATGGATTGGGAAATTGAAAAGGTAGCTGCAATTATGGGTGTATCCCAATATGGGCTCCGCCATGCAGTAGAAAAGGCAAAGATACCTTTTGCATATGGAGACCCTAAGCCATTCTTATTAACAGAAGATCAAGTAGAAAGCATTAATAACTTAAAAATTCCAGGTGTATTTGCAGTAGAGAAAAAGTATCATTTAACAGATAATCCTGCAGAACATCTAATTGGCATCACTGGCGAAAATGAAGGAGTATTGCGGAAGCGTTATCCAGACAAAGAGCTTTCTTCAACAACTATGATTGGATTAACAGGTATGGAAAAAAGCTTCGATGAATTTCTTTTACCAGACGGGAAATCTAAGTTAGTCTTTCATGTTGACGCTACTGGAGGCCCCCTATTTGGGATTAACGTTAAATATGTTGAGCCGGCTAATCCATTTTACCCTGTAAATATAAGGACAACGATTGATCCACATTTACAGGCCATGGCAGAAAAGCTTGCAGATCAGCACGGGGTGAAAAAAGGTGGTATTGTCCTGTTAGATATAGAAACAAACTCAGTTGCTGCTATGGTCTCAAGGCCATCACTTAATCGAAAGGACCCCTTCAATAAATTAGCTGGCGGAGCAGAAAATGTAATACTAGAACAGCAGATAATGGGTTCTATATTTAAGACTGTTATTGCAGCGGCCGCCATCGACCATAATCTTACAAGTCCCTCTCGAACCTTTGACTGCAGCAAGAAAATTAACGGAGAACCAGATTTGCAATTTCAATATGGCATGCTTGATTTGACAAATAGCTTTGCAAGAAGCTGTAATAATACGTTTGCAACTTTAGCTAAGGAATTAAAGGATATTGATCCTAATATAATTGAAAACTATGCAAAAAAACTTAGCTTAACAGGACCGGTCGGCTGGACAGGGGATATTTATCATTTCCATGATTTCAAACAGCTGCAGGAGGAAGACAAGGGGAGAATCTTCCTTACTGAGGATGAAAAGAAAGACGTAAATTATGTAGGTCTTACGGGTATCGGACAGCATGAGGTGAGAGGAACTCCTCTAGCCGTTGCAAATATGATGGCAACTATTGCAAGAGGCGGGCAAAAAGAGATGGTGAGGGTAGCATCAAAGGTTGAATATAAGAATCAAACATCTTTATTAGATTTTAAGAAACAAAAACTAGATGGAGAGCCAATCTCTCCTTATACTGCCATGAAGCTGCAAAAGCTATTAAGGGAGGTTGTCATGAATGAGAACGGAACCGGAAGGTGGTTTCAAAATCTTCCATACGAGGTGGCGGGGAAATCAGGTACTGGAGAGACCGGCAGAACCGATGGAAATAAGCCTCTTTATAATAAGTGGTTTGCTGGGTATTTTCCTTACAATAAGCCTAAATATGCTCTTGTGACAGTTAATTTAGGGGTGACTGCAGATACGGGGGGTGTAAATGCATTATTTGCCGACATTGTTAAAGGGGTTTATGAAATTGAACAGAATAGAAGTGGTACTGAATAG
- the greA gene encoding transcription elongation factor GreA, whose amino-acid sequence MAIEKVFPMTQAGKEKLEQELEYLKSVKRKEVVERIKIARSFGDLSENSEYDSAKEEQAFVEGRITTIENMIRNAKIISESEMSSDAVSLGSSVTFIELPDGEEETYTIVGSAEADPFDGKISNDSPIAKSLLGKKVGDEVKVQTPGGEMDVRIVEIK is encoded by the coding sequence TTGGCAATTGAAAAGGTTTTCCCTATGACACAAGCTGGAAAAGAAAAGCTTGAACAAGAATTGGAATATTTAAAATCTGTTAAGCGTAAAGAGGTTGTTGAACGCATTAAGATAGCACGCAGCTTCGGTGATTTATCCGAGAACTCTGAATATGATTCAGCGAAAGAAGAGCAAGCTTTTGTTGAAGGACGAATTACAACAATTGAAAATATGATTCGTAATGCAAAGATCATTTCTGAAAGTGAAATGAGCTCAGATGCCGTATCATTGGGCAGCTCAGTTACATTTATTGAACTTCCAGATGGTGAGGAAGAAACTTATACGATTGTCGGCAGTGCAGAGGCAGACCCATTTGATGGTAAAATCTCCAATGACTCTCCAATTGCCAAAAGTTTACTTGGCAAAAAGGTTGGAGATGAAGTTAAAGTTCAAACTCCTGGTGGAGAAATGGATGTACGAATTGTAGAAATTAAGTAA
- the udk gene encoding uridine kinase, whose translation MTRKPVVIGVAGGSGSGKTSVAKSIYERFNGHSILMLEQDYYYKDQAHLPFEERLKTNYDHPLAFDNDLLIEHIHRLLQYESIHKPVYDYTIHSRSEKVIEVEPKDVIILEGILVLEDERLRNLMDIKLFVDTDADVRIIRRLFRDIKERGRSMESVIDQYINVVRPMHNQFVEPTKRYADIIIPEGGQNHVAIDLMVTKIQTILEQKSFL comes from the coding sequence ATGACTCGCAAACCAGTTGTTATCGGTGTTGCCGGCGGCTCTGGCTCCGGAAAAACAAGTGTAGCAAAATCAATTTATGAACGCTTTAATGGACACTCAATCTTAATGTTGGAACAGGATTACTATTATAAAGACCAAGCACATTTACCTTTTGAAGAACGTTTAAAAACGAATTATGATCATCCGCTTGCTTTTGATAATGATTTACTGATCGAGCATATTCATAGACTGCTGCAATATGAGTCCATTCATAAGCCGGTTTACGATTATACCATTCATAGCAGATCTGAGAAGGTAATTGAAGTAGAGCCTAAGGATGTTATTATTCTTGAAGGCATTCTTGTTTTAGAGGACGAGCGCCTGCGGAATCTAATGGATATTAAACTTTTTGTAGATACGGATGCTGATGTACGCATAATCCGCCGTTTGTTCAGAGATATTAAAGAACGCGGAAGATCTATGGAGTCAGTCATTGATCAATATATCAATGTTGTCAGACCCATGCATAATCAATTTGTTGAGCCGACTAAACGGTATGCAGATATTATCATTCCTGAAGGCGGACAAAATCATGTAGCCATTGATTTAATGGTAACAAAAATTCAAACAATTCTTGAACAAAAGTCATTTTTGTGA
- a CDS encoding U32 family peptidase produces MAAVKDKISQIVNGKRVIVKKPELLAPAGNLEKLKIAVHYGADAVFIGGQEYGLRSNADNFTFEEMKEGVEFAKKYGAKIYVTTNIYAHNENIDGLDDYLRGLSKAGVAGIIVADPLIIETCRRVAPEIEVHLSTQQSLSNWKAVQFWKEEGLERVVLARETSAEEIREMKEKVDIEIETFVHGAMCIAYSGRCTLSNHMTARDSNRGGCCQSCRWDYDLYQLEGENEVSFFKEGDAPFAMSPKDLNLIQSIPQMIELGIDSLKIEGRMKSIHYIATVVSVYRKVIDAYCADPENFKIKQEWLDELAKCANRETAPAFFEGVPGYKEQMFGNHSKKTNSDFVGLVLDYNPETQIVTLQQRNHFKPGQEVEFFGPEIESFTHVIDKVWDEKGNELDAARHPMQIVQFKLDKPVYPNNMMRKEL; encoded by the coding sequence ATGGCAGCGGTGAAAGATAAAATTTCCCAGATTGTGAATGGCAAACGGGTGATCGTAAAGAAACCTGAATTGCTTGCTCCAGCTGGTAACTTAGAAAAGTTGAAAATTGCCGTTCATTATGGCGCCGATGCTGTATTTATCGGCGGACAGGAATACGGCTTACGTTCAAATGCAGACAACTTTACATTTGAAGAAATGAAGGAAGGCGTTGAATTCGCCAAAAAGTATGGAGCAAAAATTTATGTGACAACAAATATTTATGCACATAATGAAAATATCGATGGGCTTGATGACTACCTTCGTGGCTTAAGTAAAGCAGGAGTGGCGGGAATTATTGTGGCAGATCCACTTATTATTGAAACATGCCGCAGAGTTGCACCGGAAATTGAAGTTCATTTAAGCACACAGCAATCCTTATCTAACTGGAAGGCTGTTCAGTTCTGGAAGGAAGAAGGCTTAGAGCGGGTCGTTCTTGCCCGTGAAACGAGTGCGGAAGAAATTCGTGAAATGAAGGAAAAAGTTGATATTGAAATTGAGACGTTTGTTCATGGCGCCATGTGTATTGCTTATTCAGGCAGATGCACACTAAGTAACCATATGACGGCTCGTGATTCAAATCGTGGCGGATGCTGCCAATCATGCCGCTGGGACTATGATCTTTATCAATTAGAAGGCGAAAATGAAGTTTCGTTCTTTAAAGAAGGCGATGCTCCTTTTGCGATGAGTCCAAAGGATTTAAATTTAATTCAATCTATTCCGCAAATGATCGAGCTTGGCATTGATAGCTTGAAAATTGAAGGAAGGATGAAATCAATTCATTATATCGCTACAGTTGTTAGCGTATACCGTAAAGTAATCGATGCTTATTGTGCTGACCCGGAAAACTTCAAAATTAAGCAGGAATGGCTTGATGAGCTGGCTAAGTGTGCAAATCGTGAAACCGCTCCAGCATTTTTTGAGGGAGTTCCTGGGTATAAGGAGCAAATGTTTGGAAATCATAGCAAAAAGACGAATTCTGATTTCGTTGGCTTAGTATTAGACTATAATCCAGAAACGCAAATCGTAACATTGCAGCAGCGTAATCACTTCAAGCCTGGCCAGGAAGTTGAGTTTTTTGGACCTGAAATCGAAAGCTTCACTCATGTGATCGATAAAGTATGGGATGAAAAAGGAAATGAGCTTGACGCTGCCCGTCATCCGATGCAAATCGTGCAATTTAAGCTAGATAAACCGGTTTACCCTAACAACATGATGCGAAAGGAGCTTTAA
- a CDS encoding peptidase U32 family protein, with product MAKPELLVTPKSVEDIIPLAEAGADAFVIGEQRYGLRLAGEFLRDDVKKAIELAHEKGKKVYVAMNALFHNEKVDELPQYIKFLQDVNADAIIYGDPAVLMAAREAAPNMKLHWSTETTGTNWYTCNYWGRKGSKRAVLAREINMDAIIEIKEHAEVEIEVQVHGMTAMFQSKRSLLGNYYEYQGKVMEVENRKQEHNMFLHDKERENKYPIFEDENGTHIMSPNDICIIDELQEMIEAGIDSFKIDGILKSSEYILEVTKLYRKAIDLCVEDPDQYDDIKDELLNAVEEIQPGNRPLDTGFFFKETVY from the coding sequence ATGGCAAAGCCGGAATTATTAGTCACACCAAAAAGTGTGGAAGATATTATCCCTTTGGCTGAGGCGGGAGCAGATGCTTTTGTAATCGGAGAGCAGCGCTATGGATTACGCCTTGCTGGTGAATTTTTAAGAGATGATGTAAAGAAAGCAATTGAGCTTGCACATGAAAAAGGAAAAAAAGTTTATGTAGCAATGAATGCCCTTTTTCATAATGAAAAAGTGGACGAGCTTCCCCAATATATAAAGTTTTTACAGGATGTAAATGCTGATGCAATTATATACGGAGATCCTGCAGTGCTAATGGCTGCTCGTGAAGCTGCGCCAAATATGAAGCTTCACTGGAGCACTGAAACGACTGGAACTAACTGGTATACATGTAATTATTGGGGCAGAAAGGGCTCGAAACGTGCTGTTTTGGCCCGAGAAATAAACATGGATGCCATCATTGAAATTAAAGAGCATGCGGAAGTAGAGATTGAAGTACAAGTACATGGAATGACAGCCATGTTCCAATCAAAGCGTTCTCTTCTTGGCAATTATTATGAGTACCAAGGTAAAGTGATGGAAGTCGAAAACCGTAAGCAGGAGCATAATATGTTTCTTCACGACAAGGAGAGGGAAAATAAATACCCGATTTTTGAAGATGAAAATGGTACCCATATTATGAGTCCAAATGATATTTGTATAATCGATGAGCTTCAGGAAATGATTGAAGCAGGGATCGATTCTTTTAAAATTGATGGGATCCTTAAAAGTTCGGAATATATTCTTGAAGTAACAAAGCTATATCGAAAAGCTATTGATCTGTGTGTGGAAGATCCGGATCAATATGATGATATAAAGGATGAATTATTAAATGCCGTTGAAGAAATCCAGCCTGGGAATCGACCATTGGACACAGGATTTTTCTTTAAGGAAACTGTTTACTAA
- a CDS encoding O-methyltransferase, whose translation MKDDKLHVYIEGIIPSRPKFFEEMEQYAKDHGVPIMELAGIEALLQLLRIQKPKSILEVGTAIGYSALRMAYAIPSCEIVTIERDAERYLLAEKYIQEAGKEAQIHIVKGDALEVESIIKEHAPFDAIFIDAAKGQYRKFFEIYSQYVSKDGMIITDNVLFKGLVTETEIENKRIRTLVKKINDFNVWLMNHPDYYTVILPVGDGVAITKMR comes from the coding sequence TTGAAAGACGATAAGCTGCATGTATATATAGAGGGAATTATTCCTTCAAGGCCAAAGTTTTTTGAGGAAATGGAGCAATATGCCAAGGATCATGGCGTACCTATTATGGAGTTAGCTGGTATTGAAGCATTGCTTCAGCTTCTTCGGATCCAAAAGCCTAAGTCGATTTTGGAAGTCGGTACAGCCATAGGCTATTCTGCTCTTCGAATGGCTTATGCAATTCCTTCCTGTGAAATTGTTACGATTGAAAGAGATGCTGAGCGCTATCTGCTCGCAGAGAAATATATACAAGAGGCAGGAAAAGAAGCTCAGATCCACATTGTTAAAGGGGATGCTCTAGAAGTGGAATCAATCATTAAAGAGCATGCTCCATTTGATGCTATTTTTATCGATGCGGCAAAGGGCCAATACAGGAAGTTTTTTGAAATATACTCCCAGTATGTTAGTAAAGATGGGATGATTATTACAGACAATGTTCTTTTTAAAGGGCTTGTTACTGAGACCGAAATTGAAAATAAACGAATTCGGACTCTCGTAAAGAAAATAAATGACTTTAACGTATGGTTAATGAATCATCCTGATTACTATACGGTCATCCTGCCTGTAGGTGACGGGGTTGCGATAACAAAAATGAGGTGA
- the mltG gene encoding endolytic transglycosylase MltG: MFVTKEENSEKKEIIRQKMIERQSEAKLVRRIVFVISIILIIVVGAVVGGGYLYIKSALEPVNPENNKEKKIEIPIGSSTTSIGKILEKNGIIKDARVFKYYVKLKNETGFMAGEYSLKPSMAMHEIIGSLKTGKIVEEVVFKITIPEGKQLKQIAGIIAEKTNKDADEVFQKLNDQKFINSMMAKYPHVLTDDILYEDIMYPLEGYLFPATYPFYKEDPTIEEIIGVMLDKTAAILTEYRPEMEAQNLSVHQLLTMASLIEEEATERVDRDQIASVFYNRMETGMPLQTDPTVLYAQGEHKDRVLYKDLEVDSPYNTYKYPGLTPGPIANAGVISIEAALAPAESDFLYFLATSTGEVLFSKTLDEHNRKKAQHITNK; this comes from the coding sequence ATGTTTGTGACGAAAGAAGAGAATAGTGAGAAAAAGGAAATCATCCGTCAAAAAATGATTGAACGCCAAAGTGAAGCCAAATTAGTAAGAAGAATTGTTTTTGTCATTTCAATCATATTAATCATAGTGGTTGGCGCAGTTGTTGGCGGGGGTTACTTATATATAAAATCAGCCTTGGAGCCAGTTAATCCTGAAAATAATAAAGAGAAGAAGATAGAAATTCCAATTGGGTCATCGACAACAAGCATCGGCAAGATTCTTGAAAAAAACGGGATTATTAAGGATGCCCGTGTATTCAAATATTATGTCAAATTAAAAAATGAAACTGGTTTTATGGCTGGTGAATATAGCCTAAAGCCATCGATGGCGATGCATGAAATAATTGGAAGTTTAAAAACAGGAAAAATAGTTGAAGAAGTTGTGTTTAAAATTACAATACCTGAAGGAAAGCAGCTCAAACAAATTGCAGGTATTATCGCTGAGAAAACAAACAAGGATGCTGATGAAGTATTTCAAAAGCTAAACGATCAAAAATTTATTAATTCCATGATGGCTAAATATCCACATGTCTTAACGGATGACATACTATATGAAGATATCATGTATCCATTAGAAGGTTATTTATTTCCGGCTACCTACCCTTTTTATAAAGAAGATCCTACTATAGAAGAAATTATTGGAGTTATGCTGGATAAAACAGCGGCAATTTTAACGGAATACCGGCCAGAGATGGAGGCCCAAAATCTTTCAGTCCATCAATTATTGACAATGGCATCTTTAATTGAAGAAGAGGCCACTGAAAGAGTAGATAGAGATCAGATTGCTAGTGTTTTCTATAATAGAATGGAGACAGGGATGCCATTGCAAACAGACCCAACTGTCCTTTATGCACAAGGTGAACATAAGGATAGGGTTCTTTATAAGGATTTAGAGGTGGACTCGCCTTATAATACGTATAAATATCCCGGTCTTACGCCAGGACCAATCGCAAATGCTGGTGTCATTTCCATTGAGGCAGCATTAGCACCAGCCGAATCAGATTTCTTATACTTCCTAGCAACTTCGACTGGAGAAGTGCTGTTTTCAAAAACACTGGATGAGCATAATAGGAAAAAGGCACAGCATATTACGAATAAATAA